The following coding sequences are from one Verrucosispora sp. WMMD573 window:
- the mshC gene encoding cysteine--1-D-myo-inosityl 2-amino-2-deoxy-alpha-D-glucopyranoside ligase: MESWVGHEVPRLPGRSEPLRLFDSARESVQPSDPDGTATMYVCGITPYDATHLGHAATMITFDMVQRMWRDAGHEVRYVQNVTDIDDPLLERAERDREDWKVLAMRETALFREDMEALRIIPPAHYVGAVESIPDIAEKVLVLLKDGAAYRLDDGTGDVYFDISAAPSFGYESNLSRAEMLEIFPERGGDPDRAGKRDPLDPLLWRGARDGEPSWRGGDLGPGRPGWHIECAVIALGLLGSTIDVQGGGNDLLFPHHECSAAHAERLTGAAPFASHYVHAGMIGLDGEKMSKSRGNLVFVSRLRADRVDPMAVRLALLSGHYRTDRSWTDDLLTVAEERLRRWRRAAAATAGPSGSAFLAGVRERLTDDLDTLGALRLADEWAERTLAGSGSGSGSGSGSGAGAAGAADDPAAPRLFADTVDALLGIRL; encoded by the coding sequence ATGGAGTCTTGGGTAGGGCACGAGGTGCCGCGACTGCCGGGCCGGAGCGAGCCGTTGCGGTTGTTCGACTCGGCGCGGGAGAGTGTGCAGCCGAGCGACCCGGACGGCACCGCCACGATGTACGTCTGCGGCATCACCCCGTACGACGCCACCCACCTCGGTCACGCCGCCACCATGATCACCTTTGACATGGTGCAGCGGATGTGGCGCGACGCCGGCCACGAGGTCCGGTACGTGCAGAACGTCACCGACATCGACGACCCGCTGCTGGAACGGGCCGAACGCGACCGTGAGGACTGGAAGGTCCTGGCGATGCGGGAGACGGCACTGTTCCGGGAGGACATGGAGGCGTTGCGGATCATCCCGCCGGCCCACTACGTCGGCGCGGTGGAGTCGATCCCGGACATCGCCGAGAAGGTGCTGGTGCTGCTCAAGGACGGTGCCGCGTACCGTCTCGACGACGGTACCGGCGACGTCTACTTCGACATCTCGGCCGCGCCGAGCTTCGGCTACGAGTCCAACCTCTCCCGCGCGGAGATGCTGGAGATCTTCCCCGAGCGCGGCGGCGACCCGGACCGCGCCGGCAAGCGCGACCCGCTGGACCCGCTGCTCTGGCGCGGCGCCCGAGACGGCGAACCGTCCTGGCGGGGCGGAGACCTCGGCCCGGGCCGACCGGGCTGGCACATCGAGTGCGCGGTGATCGCCCTCGGCCTGCTCGGCTCCACCATCGACGTGCAGGGTGGCGGCAACGACCTGCTCTTCCCGCACCACGAGTGCTCCGCCGCGCACGCCGAGCGGTTGACCGGCGCGGCCCCGTTCGCCAGTCACTACGTGCACGCCGGCATGATCGGGCTGGACGGCGAGAAGATGTCCAAGTCCCGGGGCAACCTGGTCTTCGTCTCGCGGCTGCGCGCCGACCGGGTGGATCCGATGGCGGTCCGGCTGGCGCTGCTCTCCGGTCACTATCGCACCGACCGGTCCTGGACCGACGATCTGCTCACCGTCGCCGAGGAGCGGCTGCGCCGTTGGCGGCGCGCCGCCGCCGCCACGGCCGGGCCGTCCGGGTCAGCCTTCCTGGCCGGCGTACGCGAACGACTCACCGACGATCTCGACACCCTCGGTGCCCTGCGGCTGGCCGACGAGTGGGCCGAGCGGACCCTAGCCGGTTCCGGTTCCGGTTCCGGTTCCGGTTCCGGTTCCGGTGCCGGTGCCGCCGGTGCCGCCGACGACCCGGCCGCGCCGCGCCTCTTCGCCGACACCGTCGACGCCCTGCTCGGCATCCGCCTCTGA
- a CDS encoding GntR family transcriptional regulator: MQINPGAAEFPHRQIAAQLKSQIRRGDWAPGERLPSIPAIAEMFGVAKQTVQRAVDQLRVEGILITKPGSGTYVRGTRRRLNRLSRGRYGGFRGYHTDLAARYRQQLVSVGRSPAPPEVADAFGVPDGTELLCRRHLVRTEDSPVEVGASWFMPTDTAGTSLERVEAFGRPLYQEAEEATGRRYATATDTITARQPSREESEILQIRPDTPVLHLLHVAYDPQRRPIEVAQATWPGPVTTLTEEYQIPAPTAEPDPDPGLVLG; this comes from the coding sequence ATGCAGATCAACCCGGGGGCGGCCGAATTTCCGCACCGGCAGATCGCGGCGCAGCTCAAGAGCCAGATTCGGCGCGGCGACTGGGCACCGGGCGAACGGCTGCCGTCCATCCCGGCCATCGCCGAGATGTTCGGGGTGGCCAAGCAGACCGTCCAACGCGCCGTGGACCAGCTGCGGGTCGAGGGCATTCTGATCACCAAACCCGGCTCCGGTACGTACGTGCGGGGCACCCGGCGGCGACTCAACCGGCTCTCCCGAGGCCGCTACGGCGGCTTCCGCGGCTACCACACCGACCTGGCGGCCCGCTATCGCCAGCAGCTCGTCTCCGTCGGCCGCTCCCCCGCGCCGCCCGAGGTGGCCGACGCGTTCGGCGTACCCGACGGCACCGAGCTGCTGTGCCGCCGCCACCTCGTCCGTACCGAGGACTCACCGGTCGAGGTGGGCGCCTCCTGGTTCATGCCCACCGACACGGCCGGCACCAGTCTGGAGCGGGTAGAGGCGTTCGGCCGCCCGCTCTACCAGGAGGCAGAGGAAGCCACCGGCCGCCGGTACGCGACCGCCACCGACACCATCACCGCCCGCCAGCCGAGCCGCGAGGAGTCGGAGATCCTCCAGATCCGGCCGGACACCCCGGTGCTGCACCTGCTGCACGTGGCGTACGACCCGCAGCGCCGCCCCATCGAGGTCGCCCAGGCCACCTGGCCCGGCCCGGTCACCACGCTGACCGAGGAGTACCAGATCCCCGCACCCACCGCCGAGCCCGACCCCGACCCCGGCCTCGTCCTCGGCTGA
- a CDS encoding aldo/keto reductase — translation MQQRPLGRSGLAVSRLALGTMTWGRDTDADDAAAQLKSYLDAGGNLIDTADVYGDGDAESVIGSLLGSLVPREELLIATKAGLRPGGSRRRDGSRGHLLRTLDASLRRLGTDHVDLFQVHGYDPQTPLEETLAALDHAVASGRVRYVGVSNFSGWQTARAAAWQAAWPGRAPVVAAQVEYSLLERGVEREVLPACEALGLGVLPWSPLGRGVLTGKYRHGRPADSRAVSPHFERFVATYLEPRCSSIVEAVATAASGLGVSPLEVALAWIRDRPGVTAPILGARTSGQLLGALQVERMTLPDEITTALDDVSALEVGYPERDG, via the coding sequence ATGCAGCAGCGACCGCTCGGCCGCAGCGGGCTGGCGGTTTCCCGGCTCGCGCTCGGCACCATGACCTGGGGCCGGGACACCGACGCCGACGACGCGGCCGCGCAGTTGAAGAGCTACCTCGACGCCGGTGGCAACCTGATCGACACCGCCGACGTGTACGGCGACGGCGACGCGGAGTCGGTGATCGGCTCGCTGCTGGGCAGCCTGGTGCCCCGTGAGGAATTGTTGATCGCGACGAAGGCGGGGCTCCGACCGGGCGGCAGCCGACGCCGGGACGGCTCCCGAGGCCACCTGCTGCGCACGCTGGACGCGTCGCTGCGACGGCTCGGCACCGACCACGTCGACCTGTTCCAGGTGCACGGCTACGATCCGCAGACCCCGTTGGAGGAGACCCTCGCGGCACTTGATCATGCAGTGGCCAGTGGCCGGGTCCGCTACGTCGGCGTGTCGAACTTCTCCGGCTGGCAGACCGCCCGGGCGGCGGCATGGCAGGCGGCGTGGCCCGGGCGGGCACCGGTGGTGGCCGCCCAGGTGGAGTACTCACTCCTGGAGCGGGGGGTGGAGCGGGAGGTGCTGCCCGCCTGCGAGGCACTCGGGTTGGGGGTGCTGCCCTGGTCCCCGCTTGGTCGTGGCGTGCTGACCGGCAAGTACCGGCACGGCCGGCCGGCGGACTCCCGGGCGGTGTCGCCGCATTTCGAGCGTTTTGTCGCCACTTACCTGGAGCCGCGCTGCTCCAGCATCGTGGAGGCGGTCGCCACGGCCGCGAGTGGCCTTGGTGTCTCCCCGCTGGAGGTCGCGCTGGCCTGGATCCGGGATCGGCCGGGAGTGACCGCCCCGATCCTCGGCGCGCGCACCTCGGGACAGCTGCTCGGGGCACTCCAGGTGGAACGGATGACCCTGCCCGACGAGATCACCACGGCGCTGGACGACGTTTCGGCGCTGGAGGTCGGCTATCCGGAACGCGATGGTTGA
- a CDS encoding PAC2 family protein → MTEFDGLPVLRSPVAICAFEGWNDAADASTAAVEHLEQVWEARPVTELDPEDFYDFQVSRPTIAMSDGATRRVEWPTTRFTVASPAGTERDVVLIRGIEPSMRWRTFCEQVLEICHSLEVERVVLLGALLADVPYTRPLPISGSASDADAARRYQLTPTRYDGPTGIVGVLHDACTRAEVDAVSFWVHVPHYANNPPCPKATLALLHRVEEVLDLPVPMADLAEEAAEWEQRVRSAAEQDAELGEYVRELEERVGDAGITPLTGDEIAQEFEKYLRRRGGSAGPTAGSW, encoded by the coding sequence GTGACCGAGTTCGACGGGCTGCCGGTGCTGCGGTCCCCGGTCGCCATCTGCGCCTTCGAGGGGTGGAACGACGCGGCGGACGCATCCACCGCGGCGGTCGAGCACCTGGAGCAGGTGTGGGAGGCCCGGCCCGTCACCGAGTTGGACCCGGAGGACTTCTACGACTTCCAGGTCAGCCGGCCCACGATTGCCATGTCCGACGGCGCCACCCGCCGGGTGGAATGGCCGACCACCCGGTTCACGGTCGCCAGCCCCGCCGGCACCGAGCGGGACGTGGTGCTGATCCGCGGCATCGAGCCGAGCATGCGGTGGCGGACCTTCTGCGAGCAGGTGCTGGAGATCTGCCACAGCCTGGAGGTCGAGCGGGTGGTGCTGCTCGGCGCCCTGCTGGCCGACGTGCCGTACACCCGGCCGCTGCCGATCAGTGGCAGCGCCTCCGACGCCGACGCGGCGCGCCGCTACCAGCTCACCCCGACCCGGTACGACGGGCCGACCGGCATCGTGGGCGTGCTGCACGACGCCTGCACCCGCGCCGAGGTCGACGCCGTCTCGTTCTGGGTCCACGTGCCGCACTACGCCAACAACCCGCCCTGCCCGAAGGCCACCCTCGCCCTGCTGCACCGGGTCGAGGAGGTGCTGGACCTGCCGGTGCCCATGGCCGACCTGGCCGAGGAGGCCGCCGAGTGGGAACAGCGGGTACGCAGCGCCGCCGAGCAGGACGCCGAGCTGGGCGAGTACGTCCGCGAGCTGGAGGAACGCGTCGGTGACGCCGGCATCACCCCGTTGACCGGGGACGAGATCGCCCAGGAGTTCGAGAAGTACCTGCGCCGCCGCGGCGGATCCGCCGGCCCCACCGCCGGTTCCTGGTAG
- a CDS encoding SCO1664 family protein, with amino-acid sequence MTSSGVAPRQDGGAALRLLRDGELTVEGRLVDASNTTLRGVLSLDGASARCVYKPVRGERPLWDFPDGTLAGREVAAYLVSAATEWDLVPPTVLRDGPFGPGSCQLWIDEPSDAEPLVGFVPADSVPPRWFPIAAARDDDGTAYALAHADDPRLARLAVLDAVINNADRKGGHVLVGPDDRVYGVDHGVSFHVEEKLRTVLWGWAGGSLPDDAVEILGRLSRQLAGPLGEDLAEHLTFGEIAELATRIDRLCESRRFPQPSQDWPAVPWPPI; translated from the coding sequence GTGACCTCGTCTGGCGTGGCACCCCGGCAGGACGGGGGTGCCGCGCTGCGTCTGTTGCGTGACGGTGAACTGACCGTCGAGGGACGGCTGGTCGACGCCTCGAACACCACCCTGCGTGGCGTGCTGAGCCTGGACGGGGCCTCGGCGCGGTGCGTGTACAAGCCGGTGCGCGGCGAGCGACCGCTGTGGGACTTCCCGGACGGCACCCTCGCCGGCCGTGAGGTGGCCGCCTACCTGGTCTCCGCCGCCACGGAATGGGATCTGGTACCGCCGACGGTGCTGCGGGACGGGCCGTTCGGTCCCGGTTCCTGCCAGCTGTGGATCGACGAGCCGTCCGACGCCGAGCCACTTGTGGGCTTCGTACCGGCCGACTCGGTGCCACCCCGCTGGTTCCCGATCGCGGCCGCCCGCGACGACGACGGCACCGCGTACGCCCTGGCCCACGCCGACGACCCGCGGCTGGCCCGACTCGCGGTGCTCGACGCGGTGATCAACAATGCGGACCGCAAGGGTGGCCACGTCCTGGTTGGCCCGGACGACCGGGTCTACGGGGTCGACCACGGGGTGAGCTTCCACGTGGAGGAGAAGCTGCGTACGGTGCTCTGGGGTTGGGCCGGAGGCTCGTTGCCGGACGACGCGGTCGAGATACTCGGCCGCCTGTCCCGTCAGCTCGCCGGCCCGCTCGGCGAGGACCTGGCCGAGCATCTCACCTTCGGTGAGATCGCCGAGCTGGCCACCCGGATCGACCGGCTGTGCGAGAGCCGTCGCTTTCCGCAGCCGTCCCAGGACTGGCCGGCGGTGCCCTGGCCGCCGATCTGA
- a CDS encoding LLM class F420-dependent oxidoreductase, with protein MRLGLSLGYQTAWSTPADHLALAQEADRLGYSVVWAAEAYGSDSPSMLAWMAGQTERIDIGSAVMQIPARTPAMTAMTAATIDSLSGGRFRLGLGVSGPQVSEGWHGVRFGKPLARTREYVDIVKLAVGRKEVAYDGEFYTLPLPDGPGKALRLGFHPPREHIPIYLAAVGPKNLELAGEIADGWLAVFYAPEFAQEQLAAVRAGRARAGKELAGFDVVPSVPVVVGDDLNSCAELVRWYAALYVGGMGSRQQNFYNQLATRMGYGDAAREVQELYLAKRQRDAAAAVPMEFIDRTSLLGPKERIAERMREYAEAGVSTLSVTLFAADRDTGVQTLRTVAEALDLSGVGE; from the coding sequence GTGCGACTCGGGCTAAGCCTCGGATACCAGACAGCGTGGAGCACGCCGGCCGATCACCTGGCCCTGGCTCAGGAGGCGGACCGGCTCGGCTACTCGGTGGTGTGGGCCGCCGAGGCCTATGGTTCCGATTCGCCGAGCATGCTGGCCTGGATGGCCGGGCAGACCGAGCGAATCGACATCGGCAGCGCGGTGATGCAGATCCCCGCCCGGACGCCCGCGATGACCGCGATGACCGCGGCCACGATCGACTCGCTCTCCGGGGGACGGTTCCGGCTCGGCCTGGGGGTGTCCGGCCCGCAGGTCTCCGAGGGCTGGCACGGCGTCCGGTTCGGCAAGCCGCTGGCCCGCACCCGCGAGTACGTGGACATCGTCAAGCTGGCGGTGGGCCGCAAGGAGGTCGCCTACGACGGCGAGTTCTACACGCTGCCGCTGCCCGACGGCCCCGGCAAGGCGCTGCGGCTGGGCTTCCACCCGCCGCGCGAACACATCCCGATCTACCTGGCCGCGGTCGGCCCGAAGAACCTGGAACTGGCCGGTGAGATCGCCGACGGTTGGTTGGCCGTCTTCTACGCGCCCGAGTTCGCCCAGGAGCAGCTCGCGGCGGTGCGTGCCGGCCGGGCCAGGGCCGGCAAGGAACTGGCCGGCTTCGACGTGGTGCCGTCCGTGCCGGTCGTGGTCGGCGACGACCTGAACTCCTGCGCCGAACTGGTCCGCTGGTACGCGGCGCTGTACGTCGGCGGCATGGGCAGCCGCCAGCAGAACTTCTACAACCAACTGGCCACCCGGATGGGCTACGGCGACGCCGCCCGCGAGGTGCAGGAGCTGTACCTGGCCAAGCGGCAGCGCGACGCCGCCGCCGCCGTGCCGATGGAGTTCATCGACCGGACCTCGCTGCTCGGTCCCAAGGAGCGCATCGCCGAGCGGATGCGGGAGTACGCCGAGGCGGGAGTGAGCACCCTGTCGGTGACCCTCTTCGCCGCCGACCGTGACACGGGTGTGCAGACCCTGCGGACCGTCGCCGAGGCGCTGGACCTCTCGGGAGTCGGGGAGTGA
- a CDS encoding histidine phosphatase family protein, translating into MRVATLLLLRHGRTTANADGGLAGRQPVELDETGRAQATAVGERLRAVPLTAVVTSPLIRCRQTLELALPEASPVVDDGLIECGYGSWEGQPLKKLAKEPLWPVVQQHPSAAVFPGGEAMAQMATRAVAAVRAWDARLSAEHGPEAVWLACSHGDVIKAIVADALGVHLDLFQRIVVDPASVTAIRYTPLRPFLVRLNDVGGDLASLVPPPGRRRRRARRPADSDAAVGGGAGASR; encoded by the coding sequence GTGCGGGTGGCGACACTTCTGCTCCTGCGGCACGGACGCACCACCGCGAACGCCGACGGCGGCCTCGCCGGCCGGCAGCCCGTCGAGCTGGACGAGACCGGCCGCGCACAGGCCACCGCGGTTGGCGAACGCCTACGGGCGGTGCCGTTGACGGCCGTGGTGACCAGCCCGCTGATCCGGTGCCGGCAGACTCTGGAACTGGCGTTGCCCGAGGCGTCGCCGGTGGTGGACGACGGCCTGATCGAGTGCGGGTACGGCAGTTGGGAGGGTCAGCCACTGAAGAAGCTGGCCAAGGAGCCGCTCTGGCCGGTGGTGCAGCAGCATCCCAGCGCTGCCGTGTTTCCCGGCGGCGAGGCGATGGCGCAGATGGCGACCCGAGCGGTCGCGGCGGTAAGGGCCTGGGACGCGCGGCTGAGTGCCGAACACGGTCCGGAGGCGGTTTGGCTGGCATGCAGCCACGGGGATGTGATCAAGGCAATCGTCGCCGACGCGCTCGGCGTACATCTGGATCTTTTTCAGCGGATCGTGGTGGACCCGGCCTCGGTGACCGCGATCCGCTACACCCCGTTGCGGCCCTTCCTGGTACGCCTCAACGACGTCGGCGGCGACCTGGCCAGCCTGGTGCCGCCGCCGGGCAGGCGGCGTCGGCGGGCCCGCCGACCCGCAGACTCGGACGCCGCGGTCGGCGGTGGCGCGGGGGCGTCCCGGTGA
- a CDS encoding undecaprenyl-diphosphate phosphatase, producing the protein MTWIEAIVLGIVQGLTEFLPVSSSGHLRITSAIFFEQDAGASFTAVTQLGTEAAVLLYFAKDIWRIGRTWVVGIWDKSVRSSLDYRMGWYVIIGSIPIGLFGFLLKDQIRETARNLWVVATTLIVFAFVLAFAEYWGRQTRTLRDFRMRDGVVMGFAQALALIPGVSRSGATLTFGLFLSLTRETAARYSFLLAIPAVVMSGVFSLGDVFEPAAPGTSVPTVAQMVVATLIAFGVGYAAIAWLLRYVAHHTLYIFVLYRVAIGTLVLALLLTGTISAT; encoded by the coding sequence GTGACCTGGATCGAAGCCATCGTCCTGGGCATCGTCCAGGGCCTGACCGAGTTCCTTCCGGTCAGCTCGTCGGGTCACCTGCGGATCACCTCTGCGATCTTCTTCGAACAGGACGCCGGAGCGTCCTTCACCGCGGTCACCCAGCTGGGCACCGAGGCGGCGGTGCTGCTGTACTTCGCGAAGGACATCTGGCGTATCGGCCGAACCTGGGTGGTCGGCATCTGGGACAAGTCCGTCCGTTCCAGCCTCGACTACCGGATGGGCTGGTACGTGATCATCGGCTCCATCCCGATCGGCCTCTTCGGCTTCCTCCTCAAGGACCAGATCCGGGAAACCGCCCGCAACCTGTGGGTGGTGGCCACCACCCTGATCGTGTTCGCCTTCGTGCTCGCCTTCGCCGAGTACTGGGGCCGGCAGACCCGTACGCTGCGGGACTTCCGGATGCGGGACGGCGTGGTGATGGGCTTCGCCCAGGCACTGGCGCTCATCCCCGGTGTGTCACGCTCAGGCGCGACACTCACCTTTGGTCTCTTCCTGAGCCTGACCCGGGAAACCGCTGCCCGCTACTCGTTCCTGCTGGCCATCCCGGCTGTGGTGATGTCCGGGGTGTTCAGCCTGGGTGACGTCTTCGAACCGGCGGCGCCCGGCACCTCGGTGCCCACCGTCGCGCAGATGGTCGTCGCCACGCTCATCGCGTTCGGTGTCGGCTACGCGGCCATCGCCTGGCTGTTGCGCTACGTCGCGCACCACACCCTGTACATCTTCGTGCTCTACCGGGTCGCGATCGGCACGCTCGTCCTGGCCCTGCTGCTCACCGGCACCATCAGCGCCACCTGA
- a CDS encoding DUF3090 domain-containing protein, translating to MTHQVHAFEPPERFVAGTVGPPGERTFFLQARGGGRLVSVALEKVQVSLLAEKLEELLTEAQRRFGVELPEAAAVPVGDNDPLETPVDEEFRVGTLGLAFDADSATVVIEAIAVGEAETEIELGESEEEEDPDDVEPDEDLDRLRVRLTPEATRAFIERARRVVNAGRPPCPLCGQPLDPAGHLCPRNNGYHR from the coding sequence ATGACCCACCAGGTGCACGCCTTCGAGCCGCCGGAGCGGTTCGTCGCCGGGACCGTCGGGCCGCCGGGGGAGCGCACGTTCTTCCTCCAGGCGCGCGGCGGGGGCCGGCTGGTCAGCGTGGCGCTGGAGAAGGTCCAGGTCTCCCTGCTCGCCGAGAAGCTGGAGGAACTACTCACCGAGGCCCAGCGTCGGTTCGGCGTGGAACTGCCCGAGGCTGCTGCCGTCCCGGTCGGTGACAACGACCCGCTGGAGACACCTGTGGACGAGGAGTTCCGGGTCGGCACGCTGGGCCTGGCCTTCGACGCGGACAGCGCGACCGTGGTTATCGAGGCGATCGCGGTCGGCGAGGCGGAGACCGAGATCGAGCTTGGCGAGTCGGAGGAGGAGGAAGACCCCGACGATGTCGAGCCCGACGAGGATCTCGACCGGCTCCGGGTCCGGCTGACTCCTGAGGCGACCCGCGCGTTCATCGAACGGGCCCGGCGCGTGGTCAACGCCGGCCGGCCGCCGTGCCCGCTCTGCGGCCAGCCCCTCGACCCGGCCGGCCATCTCTGCCCCCGGAACAACGGCTACCACCGGTGA